The genomic segment CGGTCCCGCTGGTCGGCTCGGTCACGCCGAACGCCTGCAAGCGCAACTCGCCCGACGCGATCCGGGGCAGGTAGGTTTGCCGCTGCTCGTCGCTTCCGTGTCTGAGCAATGCTCCCATGATGTACATCTGCGCATGGCATGCGGCGCCGTTGCAGCCGGTTCGCTGGATTTCTTCCATGATGGCGGATGCGGCGGGCAGGGGCAGGCCGGCCCCCCCGAATTCCTCGGGAATGAGGGCTGCAAGGTATCCGGCGTCCGTCAGCGCCTGAACGAACTCGGACGGATAGGCCATGTCACGGTCCTTGTCCCTCCAGTAGCTGCCGGGGAAGCGCTCGCAGACTTTCCTGACGCCCTCCCTGATCTCAGGAAAGGTTTCTGCAATGGGCATCATGTCCTCCCTTGTGCCGCTGTATCGGCGGCACATCTCGCTGTTTATATTTATTCGAACATAAAAATTCTGCCGAGTCGAGATTGATTGCCGGTAAAAAATTTATATTCGAACAAATATGGTGAAAGCCGGTCATGTCGCGCCGCGCGGAGGCAGGATTCTTCCCGAACAAAGCTGAGCTTGACATGCATCAATGCTGAGCGGCCTCGCACCCGTACACTGCACCTCGAAAGGGGTTTCGTCATGGGCGCAGTGTTTCGCACACAAGGCCTGAGCAAGGTCTACGACACCGGCGATCTGAAGGTCAGGGCGCTGGATGGCGTCGACCTCGAACTGTTTTCCGGGGAACTCGCGGTGCTTCTCGGCCCATCGGGCAGCGGAAAGTCGACCCTTTTGAACATTCTCGGCGGACTCGACCATGCGTCGTCGGGCAAGGTCTGGTTCCGGGATATGGATCTGTCGGCCATGAGCGACCGGGACCTGACGCTCTATCGCCGTAATCACGTCGGCTTCGTGTTCCAGTTCTACAACCTGGTCGCCAGTCTTACGGCGCGAGAGAATGTGCACCTGGTTACCGACGTGGCGCCGAACCCGATGCGCGCCGAGGATGCCCTGGCGCAGGTCGGGCTCGATCATCGCATGGACCATTTCCCGGCTGAACTTTCCGGGGGCGAACAGCAAAGGGTGGCTATCGCACGGGCGATCGCCAAACGGCCGGAGGTTCTGTTGTGCGACGAGCCTACGGGTGCACTGGATAGCAAGACCGGTGTTCAGGTGTTGGAGGTTCTGCGCGACGTCAATGACAGGCTGGGCACCAGCACCGTTGTGATCACCCACAACGCCGCCATCCGGCAGATGGCGCACCGGGTGGTTTATTTTCTCGACGGGCGGATCGACCGGATGGAGGTGAACGACGCCCGAATGGCACCTTCCGATATCAGCTGGTGAGGTCAGGGTATGCACGCGCTTGACCGCAAGCTGTTGCGCGACTTCCGCCGCCTCTGGGCCCAGGCTCTGGCCATTGCGCTGGTGCTGGCCTGCGGCGTCGCGATCCTGCTGACCACGTTTGGCACCTATATCTCGCTAGAGGAGACGCGAACCGCCTATTACGAGCGCAACCGTTTCGCCGACGTCTTTGCAGATGCCACGCGCGCGCCACGATGGCTGTTGCGCGACATTCGCGAGATCGAGGGCGTTCGCGCGGCCGACGCCCGGATTGCGGAATTTGCCGTGCTTGACGTGCCGGGGCGCGAGGAGACTGTGACCGCGCGCATCTTGTCGCTGCCGGCGGGCGGCCCCGGGCACCTCAACACTCCGATCCTGCGGCGGGGCCGTTTGCCGGCGCCCGGCGCTGTCGACGAGGTCGCCGTGAACGAACCCTTCGCGGAGGCGAACCACCTGGGCCCCGGCGATACCTTCCTTGCCAATCTCAACGGGCATCAGCGCGAGCTGACACTGACCGGTACGCTTTTGTCGCCCGAGTTCATCTACACCATAGGCCCGGGCGCGCTGATGCCGGATAACGAAACCTTCGGCATTCTTTGGATGCCGGAAACCGCGGTCGCCGCCGCCTTCGACATGGAAGGAGCGTTCAATAACGTGACGCTCAAACTCAACCGCGGCGCCAGCATCGATGACGTGATTGATCGCCTCGACGATCTGCTCGATCCCTATGGCGGGTTTGGTGCCTACGGCCGTGATGTACAGATCTCCAACAGTTTCATCGAGTCCGAGCTTGAGCAGCAGAAAACCGCGGCGATGATCCTCCCGCCGATTTTCTACGTGATCTCGGCTTTTCTCGTCAGCATGGTGATTGGCCGGATCATCGCCCTTGAACGCAGCGAGATCGGCTTGCTCAAGGCGATCGGCTATTCCGACGTGGAAATCTGCGTGCACTACCTCCTTCTGGCGGTTCTGATTGCCATGGCGGGCACGCTTATCGGCTGGGGCGCGGGAA from the Roseovarius indicus genome contains:
- a CDS encoding ABC transporter ATP-binding protein gives rise to the protein MGAVFRTQGLSKVYDTGDLKVRALDGVDLELFSGELAVLLGPSGSGKSTLLNILGGLDHASSGKVWFRDMDLSAMSDRDLTLYRRNHVGFVFQFYNLVASLTARENVHLVTDVAPNPMRAEDALAQVGLDHRMDHFPAELSGGEQQRVAIARAIAKRPEVLLCDEPTGALDSKTGVQVLEVLRDVNDRLGTSTVVITHNAAIRQMAHRVVYFLDGRIDRMEVNDARMAPSDISW